One Kineococcus aurantiacus genomic window carries:
- a CDS encoding MSMEG_0569 family flavin-dependent oxidoreductase, with translation MTEHHDVLIVGAGQAGLALSHHLTRRGVDHVLLERATVAHEWRDGRWDAFTLVTPNFQCRLPGFSYAEEFGGTDPDGFMPREEVHRFLRAYAASFDPPVREGVEVHRLWRDADVFRLETTAGGFSADQVVIATGGYHQPVVPAFAARIPGTVTQLHSSSYRSPSALPDGDVLVVGSGQSGAQIAEDLHLAGRRVHLAVGSAPRCARRYRGRDCIAWLEEMGVYDVTAAEVPGGAAAQEKTNHYMTGRDGGRDIDLRRFALEGMGLFGRLDDVRDGVAHFSPTLREALDHADSVAESIKDSIDRYVAAQGIDVPTEPRYTPVWTPPQQEATTLDLAAVSAVVWSVGYRADHRWVDLGVFDGRGRPRQTRGVTGTEGLFFLGLPWMHTWGSGRFAGLARDAEFLADRICLRSPVRA, from the coding sequence ATGACCGAGCACCACGACGTGCTGATCGTCGGCGCCGGCCAGGCCGGCCTCGCCCTCAGCCACCACCTGACCCGCCGCGGCGTCGACCACGTCCTGCTCGAACGCGCCACGGTCGCCCACGAGTGGCGCGACGGGCGCTGGGACGCCTTCACCCTCGTCACCCCCAACTTCCAGTGCCGGCTGCCCGGGTTCTCCTACGCCGAGGAGTTCGGCGGGACCGACCCCGACGGTTTCATGCCGCGCGAGGAGGTCCACCGCTTCCTGCGCGCCTACGCCGCCAGCTTCGACCCGCCCGTCCGCGAGGGCGTCGAGGTGCACCGCCTGTGGCGCGACGCCGACGTCTTCCGCCTGGAGACGACCGCGGGCGGTTTCAGCGCCGACCAGGTGGTCATCGCCACCGGCGGGTACCACCAGCCGGTCGTCCCCGCCTTCGCGGCCCGGATCCCCGGCACGGTGACGCAGCTGCACAGCTCGTCGTACCGCAGCCCCTCGGCCCTGCCCGACGGGGACGTCCTCGTCGTCGGTTCCGGCCAGTCCGGCGCGCAGATCGCCGAGGACCTGCACCTGGCCGGTCGCCGCGTGCACCTGGCCGTCGGCAGCGCCCCCCGCTGCGCCCGCCGGTACCGCGGCCGCGACTGCATCGCCTGGCTGGAGGAGATGGGCGTCTACGACGTCACCGCCGCCGAGGTCCCCGGCGGGGCCGCAGCGCAGGAGAAGACGAACCACTACATGACCGGCCGGGACGGCGGGCGGGACATCGACCTGCGCCGGTTCGCCCTCGAGGGCATGGGGCTGTTCGGCCGGCTCGACGACGTCCGCGACGGTGTCGCGCACTTCAGCCCCACCCTGCGCGAGGCCCTCGACCACGCCGACTCCGTCGCCGAGAGCATCAAGGACTCCATCGACCGGTACGTCGCGGCGCAGGGGATCGACGTCCCCACCGAACCCCGGTACACCCCCGTCTGGACCCCGCCGCAGCAGGAGGCGACGACGCTGGACCTGGCCGCGGTCTCCGCGGTCGTGTGGAGCGTCGGCTACCGCGCCGACCACCGCTGGGTCGACCTCGGGGTGTTCGACGGCCGCGGGCGCCCGCGCCAGACCCGCGGCGTCACCGGGACCGAGGGGTTGTTCTTCCTCGGCCTGCCCTGGATGCACACGTGGGGTTCGGGGCGGTTCGCCGGTCTGGCCCGGGACGCGGAGTTCCTGGCCGACCGGATCTGCCTGCGCTCCCCGGTCCGCGCGTGA
- a CDS encoding MSMEG_0565 family glycosyltransferase — translation MRVALTTYSTKPRGGVVHTLALAEALVDLGVDVSVWTLGRGGDQAFFRPVDPRVDVRVVEFAAREDEDVGARILRSIDVLRAGFDPARRAGAYDVVHAQDCISANAVGRCVRTVHHLDTFTTPELAACHEKAIVEPFAHVCVSASVARELTDGWGLHPTVIPNGVDAQRFARADPAPWRDRFGRYVLAVGGIEPRKGSLDLLRAVARLRAELPDVELVFAGGETLFDYRGYRQEFDRLAVDLGVHPRVLGPVADDDLPGLVAGAAAMGFVSTKEGFGLAAMEALAAGVPVVTRELPVLREVFDGAALFADDPASIAAALRTAVEVPDPGRTRRGRDLAARHTWTAAARAHLALYEELRRR, via the coding sequence GTGAGGGTCGCCCTCACGACGTACTCGACGAAACCCCGCGGCGGGGTCGTCCACACGCTCGCCCTCGCCGAGGCCCTCGTCGACCTCGGGGTGGACGTGTCGGTGTGGACGCTCGGCCGCGGCGGGGACCAGGCGTTCTTCCGGCCCGTCGACCCCCGCGTCGACGTGCGGGTCGTGGAGTTCGCGGCCCGCGAGGACGAGGACGTGGGCGCGCGCATCCTGCGCTCGATCGACGTGCTGCGCGCGGGCTTCGACCCGGCCCGCCGCGCCGGCGCCTACGACGTGGTCCACGCCCAGGACTGCATCAGCGCCAACGCCGTCGGCCGCTGCGTGCGCACCGTCCACCACCTCGACACCTTCACCACCCCCGAGCTGGCCGCCTGCCACGAGAAGGCGATCGTCGAACCGTTCGCCCACGTCTGCGTCTCGGCCTCGGTGGCCCGCGAACTCACCGACGGGTGGGGGCTGCACCCCACGGTCATCCCCAACGGGGTCGACGCCCAGCGGTTCGCCCGCGCCGACCCGGCCCCCTGGCGCGACCGCTTCGGCCGGTACGTCCTGGCCGTCGGCGGCATCGAACCCCGCAAGGGCAGCCTCGACCTGCTGCGGGCCGTCGCGCGGCTGCGGGCCGAGCTGCCCGACGTGGAACTGGTGTTCGCCGGCGGGGAGACCCTGTTCGACTACCGCGGCTACCGGCAGGAGTTCGACCGGCTCGCCGTCGACCTCGGCGTGCACCCGCGCGTGCTGGGACCCGTCGCCGACGACGACCTGCCCGGCCTGGTCGCCGGGGCGGCCGCGATGGGGTTCGTCTCCACCAAGGAGGGGTTCGGCCTGGCGGCCATGGAGGCGCTGGCGGCGGGCGTGCCGGTGGTGACGCGCGAACTGCCCGTGTTGCGCGAGGTGTTCGACGGCGCCGCCCTGTTCGCCGACGACCCCGCCTCGATCGCCGCCGCCCTGCGCACCGCCGTCGAGGTCCCCGACCCCGGGCGCACCCGCCGCGGCCGCGACCTGGCCGCCCGGCACACCTGGACCGCCGCGGCCCGGGCGCACCTGGCCCTCTACGAGGAGCTGCGCCGGAGGTGA
- a CDS encoding acetylesterase encodes MTTAAPGPSGDDGRVRRAVPDDPAPTPSGQLGVPDGLLDVVARSWPLFGADEPDAATVRRRLRAVIGVPVRPTAAEAAVTVHERWRRDGLDGAEVSWDAGFGPRVAGRVLRPAGETTPLPGALFLHCHGGVKRFGLDKLADGADGRPAHPVVSSLRDTLYGGRAPAEELARRGHHVLVHDGFGWGSRRTPLAALPPRSRAAAAHELADRTARGERFDEAGEYDVHAGAAEDAVAKALGVLGTSWAGVLAREDLLALSVLTADPGVRPGGAALLGLSGGGARAAVAAALARDEAALAGAVRAVVVAAMVSTLREVLPQHLHAHTWALMTPGLGTVADWPQVVAAAVPTPLLVQFAARDALFPADGVRRAHDVLTRAYAGAPGAYRGTVHDAPHRFDRVMQDEAFDWLARTPAGDHA; translated from the coding sequence ATGACCACCGCCGCGCCGGGACCCTCCGGCGATGACGGGCGCGTGCGCCGGGCGGTCCCGGACGACCCCGCCCCCACGCCGTCGGGGCAGCTGGGCGTCCCCGACGGCCTCCTCGACGTCGTGGCCCGTTCCTGGCCCCTGTTCGGGGCCGACGAGCCCGACGCCGCCACCGTCCGCCGCCGGCTGCGCGCCGTCATCGGCGTCCCCGTGCGACCCACCGCGGCCGAGGCCGCCGTCACCGTGCACGAGCGGTGGCGGCGCGACGGCCTGGACGGCGCGGAGGTCAGCTGGGACGCCGGGTTCGGGCCGAGGGTCGCCGGCCGGGTGCTGCGCCCAGCGGGGGAGACCACCCCGCTGCCGGGGGCGTTGTTCCTGCACTGCCACGGCGGGGTGAAGCGCTTCGGGCTCGACAAGCTCGCCGACGGCGCCGACGGCCGTCCCGCGCACCCCGTGGTCTCCTCCCTCCGCGACACCCTCTACGGCGGTCGGGCCCCCGCCGAGGAGCTCGCCCGCCGCGGTCACCACGTCCTCGTCCACGACGGGTTCGGCTGGGGCAGCAGGCGCACGCCCCTGGCCGCCCTGCCCCCGCGCAGCCGCGCCGCCGCCGCCCACGAGCTCGCCGACCGCACGGCCCGCGGCGAGCGCTTCGACGAGGCCGGTGAGTACGACGTCCACGCCGGGGCCGCCGAGGACGCCGTCGCCAAGGCGCTCGGCGTCCTGGGCACCTCCTGGGCCGGGGTGCTGGCCCGGGAGGACCTGCTGGCGCTGTCGGTGCTGACGGCCGACCCCGGCGTGCGTCCCGGCGGCGCGGCGCTGCTGGGCCTGTCCGGGGGCGGGGCCCGGGCCGCCGTCGCCGCCGCCCTGGCCCGCGACGAGGCCGCGCTGGCCGGCGCCGTGCGCGCCGTGGTGGTCGCCGCGATGGTCTCCACCTTGCGCGAGGTCCTCCCGCAGCACCTGCACGCCCACACCTGGGCGCTCATGACCCCCGGCCTGGGCACCGTGGCCGACTGGCCCCAGGTCGTCGCCGCCGCGGTCCCCACCCCGCTGCTGGTGCAGTTCGCCGCGCGCGACGCGCTGTTCCCCGCCGACGGGGTCCGCCGCGCCCACGACGTCCTCACCCGGGCCTACGCGGGCGCGCCGGGCGCCTACCGCGGGACCGTCCACGACGCCCCGCACCGCTTCGACCGGGTCATGCAGGACGAGGCCTTCGACTGGCTGGCCCGCACCCCCGCCGGGGACCACGCGTGA
- a CDS encoding D-alanyl-D-alanine carboxypeptidase family protein, giving the protein MHPLLPSTPRRRATTTALGLAALLLTLAAPQALAVAPAPATASPTAGPTPGPAAGTSPQGLGDLAAQAAAALEAYQQAVDAEDAARAAAESTRADLASADAALAASRSELGVWASQAYRGTTGMRDLSTVATLLDPGTSQDVSRTLATLDRVGGEYERAVEEGERAQRARAAAAAAASAAVEQARATTEAAATAKASAEALVQQQLLAYAAQQRSAAGLDALTPDPAVVERARASLATDVSCTGGPLTGFANGQLPLDALCPLYGTADKVLRADAAHAFAAMSQAFEAQFGAPLSVTDAYRSLAEQVDVKSRKPGLAAVPGTSRHGLGLAVDLGGGVQDAGSVQHQWLDRNAALFGFVNPAWAQGSPGPFEPWHWEYVAL; this is encoded by the coding sequence GTGCACCCGCTCCTGCCGTCCACGCCCCGCCGACGGGCCACGACCACCGCGCTGGGTCTGGCCGCGCTCCTGCTGACCCTCGCCGCGCCGCAGGCGCTGGCCGTCGCCCCCGCCCCCGCGACCGCCTCGCCCACCGCCGGGCCCACCCCCGGGCCGGCCGCCGGGACGTCCCCGCAGGGCCTGGGCGACCTCGCCGCGCAGGCCGCGGCGGCGCTGGAGGCCTACCAGCAGGCCGTCGACGCCGAGGACGCCGCCCGCGCCGCGGCCGAGTCCACCCGCGCCGACCTCGCCAGCGCCGACGCCGCGCTGGCGGCCAGCCGCAGCGAGCTGGGCGTGTGGGCCTCCCAGGCCTACCGCGGGACGACCGGGATGCGCGACCTGTCGACCGTGGCGACGCTGCTGGACCCCGGGACGTCGCAGGACGTGAGCCGGACCCTGGCCACCCTGGACCGGGTCGGCGGCGAGTACGAGCGCGCCGTCGAGGAGGGTGAGCGGGCGCAGCGGGCGCGGGCCGCCGCGGCGGCCGCCGCGAGCGCGGCCGTGGAGCAGGCCCGCGCCACCACCGAGGCGGCCGCGACGGCCAAGGCCTCGGCCGAGGCGCTGGTCCAGCAGCAGCTGCTCGCCTACGCCGCGCAGCAGCGCAGCGCGGCCGGGCTGGACGCGCTGACGCCCGACCCCGCGGTCGTCGAACGGGCCCGGGCGTCGCTGGCCACCGACGTCAGCTGCACCGGCGGCCCCCTGACGGGCTTCGCGAACGGCCAGCTCCCGCTGGACGCCCTGTGCCCGCTGTACGGGACCGCCGACAAGGTGCTGCGGGCCGACGCCGCGCACGCCTTCGCGGCGATGTCGCAGGCGTTCGAGGCGCAGTTCGGCGCGCCGCTGTCGGTGACCGACGCCTACCGGTCCCTGGCCGAGCAGGTCGACGTCAAGTCCCGCAAACCCGGGCTGGCCGCGGTGCCGGGCACCTCCCGGCACGGGCTGGGCTTGGCGGTGGACCTCGGCGGCGGCGTGCAGGACGCGGGCTCGGTCCAGCACCAGTGGCTGGACCGCAACGCGGCGCTGTTCGGGTTCGTCAACCCGGCGTGGGCGCAGGGTTCCCCCGGCCCCTTCGAGCCGTGGCACTGGGAGTACGTCGCCCTCTGA
- a CDS encoding glycosyl hydrolase, with amino-acid sequence MSTPVTTPVTTPARHHRRTVRALAAGALALVAGLPLLTASPAGAASAGTPGDRSPHWLSGRSGTVRGAAEITATWADDDGAAVSMRQLDAGAELGAWCGSLDVAVGAFSTGGWAQAAAGGHDEVWRRSLTVLRDKWSALQERCRRDGDASANRLFVRFAHEANGDWYDWSFGDTDPEVVKAAWARYRRLQREVLPAAQLVMSVNRESVGSSRPWTDYFPGSDVVDVLGVDYYNQFPYVATQARWDASVDDTSGGEPVGLGAHLDFARSVGLPLSVGEWSGNAENGDSPVFVENMHRFFVEHGGSGAGQVLYEVQFNVDRDGGRWSLTPGSTRMPRSAQAYAALF; translated from the coding sequence GTGAGCACGCCCGTGACCACGCCCGTGACCACGCCCGCCCGCCACCACCGGCGGACCGTCCGCGCGCTCGCCGCGGGCGCCCTCGCGCTCGTCGCGGGCCTGCCCCTGCTGACGGCCTCCCCCGCCGGGGCAGCGAGCGCCGGCACCCCCGGGGACCGGTCGCCGCACTGGTTGTCGGGGCGCTCAGGCACGGTGCGCGGGGCGGCCGAGATCACCGCGACGTGGGCCGACGACGACGGGGCGGCGGTGTCGATGCGGCAGCTGGACGCCGGGGCCGAGCTGGGCGCGTGGTGCGGTTCGCTGGACGTGGCGGTGGGGGCGTTCTCGACCGGGGGGTGGGCGCAGGCCGCGGCCGGGGGCCACGACGAGGTGTGGCGCCGGTCGCTGACGGTGCTGCGCGACAAGTGGTCCGCGCTGCAGGAACGGTGCCGCCGGGACGGGGACGCCAGCGCGAACAGGTTGTTCGTGCGGTTCGCGCACGAGGCGAACGGGGACTGGTACGACTGGTCGTTCGGCGACACCGACCCGGAGGTGGTCAAGGCCGCGTGGGCGCGGTACCGCCGGTTGCAGCGGGAGGTCCTGCCTGCGGCGCAGCTGGTGATGTCGGTGAACCGGGAGTCGGTGGGTTCGTCGCGGCCGTGGACGGACTACTTCCCGGGGTCGGACGTGGTGGACGTCCTGGGGGTCGACTACTACAACCAGTTCCCGTACGTGGCGACGCAGGCGCGGTGGGACGCCTCGGTGGACGACACCTCCGGGGGTGAGCCGGTGGGGTTGGGCGCGCACCTGGACTTCGCGCGGTCGGTGGGCCTGCCGCTGTCGGTGGGCGAGTGGTCCGGCAACGCCGAGAACGGCGACTCACCGGTGTTCGTGGAGAACATGCACCGGTTCTTCGTCGAGCACGGGGGGTCGGGAGCGGGGCAGGTCCTGTACGAGGTGCAGTTCAACGTGGACCGGGACGGGGGCCGCTGGTCGCTGACCCCCGGCAGCACGCGCATGCCGCGGTCGGCGCAGGCGTACGCGGCCCTGTTCTGA
- a CDS encoding ThiF family adenylyltransferase has product MRPLVEPGPELTDAQRERYSRHLLLPEVGETGQRRLLASRVLVVGAGGLGSPALLYLAAAGVGTIGVVDDDVVETSNLQRQVLHGSTDVGRAKVDSAADAVARLDPAITVVRHHERLTRDSAPRVVAGYDLVLDGSDTFETRYLVNDVLVAAGTPWVWGAVLRFDGHVSVFDPAGPTYRDLFPTAPPPGSVPSCGEAGVLGGVCAAVASVMVTEAVKLITGAGRPLLGRVLVHDALAMTWRELPLRPDPRRTGPEDLPTVTAAELLAAPGPVVVDVREPDERAAGAVPGSVHVPLAQVLADPSGLPPGPVVLHCARGSRSAQALRAVLSTGRTDVVHLEGGFAAWRAAGGPVG; this is encoded by the coding sequence GTGAGGCCGCTCGTCGAACCCGGCCCGGAGCTGACCGACGCCCAGCGCGAGCGGTACTCCCGGCACCTGCTGCTGCCCGAGGTCGGCGAGACCGGGCAGCGGCGGCTCCTGGCGTCCCGGGTCCTCGTCGTCGGCGCCGGCGGGCTCGGGTCCCCGGCCCTGCTCTACCTGGCCGCGGCCGGGGTCGGGACGATCGGCGTCGTGGACGACGACGTCGTGGAGACCTCCAACCTGCAGCGGCAGGTCCTGCACGGCAGCACCGACGTCGGGCGCGCCAAGGTCGACAGCGCCGCCGACGCCGTGGCCCGCCTCGACCCCGCCATCACCGTCGTGCGCCACCACGAGCGGCTCACGCGGGACTCCGCCCCCCGGGTCGTCGCGGGGTACGACCTCGTCCTCGACGGGTCCGACACCTTCGAGACGCGCTACCTCGTCAACGACGTCCTCGTCGCCGCCGGGACCCCCTGGGTGTGGGGGGCGGTCCTGCGCTTCGACGGGCACGTCAGCGTCTTCGACCCCGCCGGCCCGACGTACCGCGACCTGTTCCCGACGGCCCCGCCGCCGGGGTCGGTCCCCAGCTGCGGGGAGGCCGGCGTCCTCGGCGGCGTCTGCGCCGCCGTCGCCTCCGTCATGGTCACCGAGGCCGTGAAGCTCATCACGGGCGCGGGACGGCCCCTGCTGGGCCGGGTGCTGGTGCACGACGCCTTGGCCATGACGTGGCGGGAGCTGCCGCTGCGCCCCGACCCGCGCCGCACCGGCCCCGAGGACCTGCCGACCGTCACGGCCGCCGAGCTGCTGGCCGCGCCGGGGCCGGTCGTCGTCGACGTCCGCGAACCGGACGAGCGCGCGGCCGGGGCCGTCCCCGGCTCCGTGCACGTGCCGCTCGCGCAGGTGCTCGCCGACCCCTCGGGGCTGCCGCCCGGGCCGGTCGTCCTGCACTGCGCGCGGGGGTCGCGGTCGGCGCAGGCGCTGCGGGCGGTCCTGTCGACCGGCCGCACCGACGTCGTCCACCTCGAGGGCGGTTTCGCGGCCTGGCGGGCGGCGGGCGGCCCGGTCGGCTGA
- the ilvD gene encoding dihydroxy-acid dehydratase, with translation MPALRSRTSTHGRNMAGARALWRATGMTDGDFGKPIVAIANSYTQFVPGHVHLKDMGDLVAGAIAEAGGVSKEFNTIAVDDGIAMGHSGMLYSLPSRELIADSVEYMVNAHQADALVCISNCDKITPGMLMAALRLNIPVVFVSGGPMEAGKAVVVDGVAHAPTDLITAIAASASPQVTDAGLDAVERSACPTCGSCSGMFTANSMNCLTEALGLSLPGNGSTLATHAARRDLFLRAGSLVVELAKQYYDGDDESVLPRSIANKAAFSNAMALDVAMGGSTNTVLHILAAAQEAELDFTLDDIDAVSRRVPCLSKVAPNSDYHMEDVHRAGGIPAILGELWRAGLLDESVRTIHSPDLASWLQEWDVRAENPGAAAVELFHAAPGGVRTTQAFSTTNRWNSLDVDAEGGCVRDLAHAYTADGGLAVLEGNLAPEGAIIKTAGIDPSLFHFEGTAIVFESQEDAVTGILSGAVQPGHVVVIRYEGPAGGPGMQEMLHPTSFIKGRGLGKVCALVTDGRFSGGSSGISIGHVSPEAWAGGLIGLVEDGDHVEIDVETRGLHLRVDEAVLAERRAKMESSERPWEPRDRDRPLTGALRAYAAMATSASTGAVRRVPPRSHTR, from the coding sequence GTGCCCGCGTTGCGTTCCCGAACCTCGACCCACGGCCGGAACATGGCCGGTGCCCGCGCGTTGTGGCGCGCCACCGGGATGACCGACGGCGACTTCGGGAAACCCATCGTCGCCATCGCGAACTCCTACACCCAGTTCGTGCCCGGGCACGTGCACCTGAAGGACATGGGCGACCTCGTCGCCGGTGCGATCGCCGAGGCCGGCGGGGTCTCCAAGGAGTTCAACACCATCGCCGTCGACGACGGCATCGCGATGGGGCACTCCGGGATGCTGTACTCCCTGCCCAGCCGCGAGCTGATCGCCGATTCCGTCGAGTACATGGTGAACGCCCACCAGGCCGACGCCCTGGTCTGCATCTCCAACTGCGACAAGATCACCCCGGGCATGCTCATGGCGGCGCTGCGGCTGAACATCCCCGTGGTCTTCGTCTCCGGCGGCCCGATGGAGGCCGGCAAGGCCGTCGTCGTGGACGGTGTCGCGCACGCCCCCACCGACCTCATCACGGCGATCGCGGCGTCGGCCTCCCCGCAGGTCACCGACGCCGGTCTGGACGCGGTGGAACGCTCCGCGTGCCCGACCTGCGGTTCCTGCTCGGGCATGTTCACCGCGAACTCGATGAACTGCCTCACCGAGGCGCTCGGGCTCTCGTTGCCCGGCAACGGCTCCACGCTGGCCACCCACGCCGCCCGCCGGGACCTGTTCCTGCGCGCCGGGTCCCTCGTCGTCGAGCTCGCCAAGCAGTACTACGACGGTGACGACGAGTCGGTGCTGCCGCGCAGCATCGCGAACAAGGCCGCGTTCTCCAACGCCATGGCCCTCGACGTCGCGATGGGCGGGTCGACGAACACCGTCCTGCACATCCTCGCCGCCGCGCAGGAGGCCGAGCTCGACTTTACCCTCGACGACATCGACGCCGTCAGCCGCCGCGTCCCGTGCCTGTCGAAGGTCGCGCCGAACTCCGACTACCACATGGAGGACGTGCACCGGGCTGGCGGCATCCCGGCCATCCTGGGGGAGTTGTGGCGCGCCGGGCTGCTCGACGAGTCGGTCCGCACCATCCACAGCCCCGACCTGGCGTCCTGGTTGCAGGAGTGGGACGTGCGCGCCGAGAACCCCGGCGCGGCGGCCGTGGAGCTGTTCCACGCCGCGCCCGGCGGGGTCCGCACCACGCAGGCGTTCTCCACGACCAACCGCTGGAACTCCCTCGACGTGGACGCCGAGGGCGGCTGCGTGCGCGACCTCGCGCACGCCTACACCGCCGACGGCGGCCTGGCCGTCCTGGAGGGCAACCTCGCCCCCGAGGGCGCCATCATCAAGACGGCGGGCATCGACCCGTCGCTGTTCCACTTCGAGGGCACCGCGATCGTCTTCGAGTCCCAGGAGGACGCCGTCACGGGGATCCTGTCCGGGGCGGTCCAGCCCGGGCACGTGGTGGTCATCCGCTACGAGGGGCCCGCCGGTGGTCCCGGGATGCAGGAGATGCTGCACCCGACGTCGTTCATCAAGGGCCGCGGCCTGGGCAAGGTCTGCGCCCTGGTGACCGACGGCCGGTTCTCCGGCGGTTCCAGCGGCATCTCCATCGGTCACGTCTCCCCCGAGGCGTGGGCCGGTGGCCTCATCGGCCTCGTGGAGGACGGCGACCACGTGGAGATCGACGTGGAGACCCGGGGCCTGCACCTGCGCGTCGACGAGGCGGTGCTGGCCGAGCGCCGCGCCAAGATGGAGTCCTCCGAGCGCCCGTGGGAGCCGCGGGACCGCGACCGCCCGCTGACGGGGGCGCTGCGCGCCTACGCGGCCATGGCGACGTCGGCGTCGACGGGTGCGGTCCGCAGGGTTCCCCCGCGGTCCCACACCCGCTGA
- a CDS encoding Rieske 2Fe-2S domain-containing protein has product MEHRPETAHPLARAVLSRRRALAAGGGTLGAGAVLAACGGDDTATTPGTAPTASSSGGGTSSGSSTGAGAGALAKLSDVPVGSGVVVQDAAGAAVVVVQPEAGQVAAFSGLCTHQGCAVAVQDDELDCPCHGSRFALLTGEVLQGPATDPLNPVPVRVDGDSVVAAT; this is encoded by the coding sequence GTGGAGCACAGGCCCGAGACCGCCCACCCCCTCGCCCGCGCGGTCCTGAGCCGCCGGCGCGCCCTGGCCGCCGGCGGCGGCACGCTCGGGGCGGGCGCCGTGCTGGCCGCCTGCGGCGGCGACGACACCGCGACCACCCCCGGCACCGCCCCGACCGCGTCCAGCAGCGGCGGCGGTACCAGCAGCGGCAGCAGCACCGGCGCCGGTGCGGGCGCGCTGGCGAAGCTGTCCGACGTCCCCGTCGGCTCCGGCGTCGTCGTCCAGGACGCCGCCGGGGCCGCCGTCGTGGTCGTCCAGCCCGAGGCCGGTCAGGTCGCCGCCTTCAGCGGCCTGTGCACGCACCAGGGCTGCGCGGTCGCCGTGCAGGACGACGAACTCGACTGCCCCTGCCACGGCTCGCGCTTCGCGCTGCTGACCGGCGAGGTCCTGCAGGGCCCGGCGACCGACCCGCTGAACCCGGTCCCGGTGCGGGTGGACGGCGACTCCGTCGTCGCCGCCACCTGA
- a CDS encoding alpha/beta hydrolase family protein has translation MAEQVSFPSSTGHRLAGLLDVPAGPVRGWGIFAHGFTLGKDSPAAARICKGLADEGIGMLRFDNLGLGQSEGDWGDGSFTHKVDDTVLAAAFMAERGTPVALLVGHSFGGAAVLAAAGRVPGLQAVVSVGAPSEPRHVEHHYDALVDRVLADGHAQWLVGGRALTLKRAFIEDVRTADVKSLVHRLSVPLLVMHSPTDSTVSIDNASAIFKAAPHPRSFISLEGSDHLLTARGQARRAARIISAWADQYLSAPERSAAPPGR, from the coding sequence ATGGCCGAGCAGGTGTCCTTCCCCAGTTCGACCGGCCACCGCCTGGCCGGGCTCCTCGACGTCCCCGCCGGACCGGTCCGCGGCTGGGGGATCTTCGCCCACGGGTTCACCCTCGGCAAGGACTCCCCCGCCGCGGCCCGCATCTGCAAGGGTCTGGCCGACGAGGGCATCGGGATGCTGCGCTTCGACAACCTCGGCCTCGGGCAGTCCGAGGGGGACTGGGGCGACGGGTCCTTCACGCACAAGGTCGACGACACCGTCCTGGCCGCCGCCTTCATGGCCGAGCGCGGCACACCCGTCGCCCTCCTGGTGGGGCACTCCTTCGGCGGCGCCGCCGTCCTGGCCGCCGCCGGGCGCGTGCCGGGCCTGCAGGCCGTCGTCAGCGTCGGCGCCCCCTCCGAACCCCGCCACGTCGAGCACCACTACGACGCCCTCGTCGACCGCGTCCTGGCCGACGGCCACGCCCAGTGGCTCGTCGGCGGCCGGGCGCTCACCCTCAAGCGCGCCTTCATCGAGGACGTCCGCACCGCCGACGTCAAGAGCCTCGTGCACCGCCTCAGCGTGCCGCTGCTCGTCATGCACTCCCCCACCGACTCCACGGTGAGCATCGACAACGCCAGCGCCATCTTCAAGGCCGCCCCCCACCCCCGCAGCTTCATCTCCCTCGAGGGCTCGGACCACCTCCTGACCGCCCGCGGTCAGGCGCGGCGCGCGGCGCGCATCATCAGCGCCTGGGCCGACCAGTACCTCAGCGCACCGGAGCGAAGCGCCGCGCCACCCGGTCGGTGA